The genomic stretch TCAATGGCCTTGAAGCTCTGAGCTGCCTGAATTTGAACGGCTTGGTTGGCGCTGTTCCATCCCTTAGCGGTGCGGGTGGTTTCGCCAGAGGAGTCGAGGATTGGGGCCGAGTCGGGAGTAACCACGTCATCGGTGGCCTCCATGTAGATCTCGGTGCCATCCTCTAAGCGGATGGGGACCAGTTGAGTCATAGTGCACACTCCGATGGTTAAGATGCGTATCCGATCGCTAGCATTCCCAAAATTCAAGGCTGCTTGCCAACTCTGGGTGACTTTTCTGGGCAGCGCAGCACTCAGCTCAA from Leptolyngbya subtilissima AS-A7 encodes the following:
- a CDS encoding CU044_2847 family protein — its product is MTQLVPIRLEDGTEIYMEATDDVVTPDSAPILDSSGETTRTAKGWNSANQAVQIQAAQSFKAIEGTIRTYTSHTMSAFKDMATANVEKVTLEFGLKVGGEAGVPYVTKGTAESNLKITVECSFN